From one Nonomuraea polychroma genomic stretch:
- a CDS encoding bifunctional [glutamine synthetase] adenylyltransferase/[glutamine synthetase]-adenylyl-L-tyrosine phosphorylase, translating into MPRIESTTARLAKLGFADGARAAQLIGQAGADLDDLLESLVDVADPDLALISLTRLIEREPAVLGTLRQDGDLKARLLAVLGVSAALGEHLVRHPGQVAWLAEPQLGEARAELLRAVGADPEAPEPVAAGEKALVALRVAYRGRLMHLAARDLTGQSTLQEVMSELSDLAGAALEAALAIARAEVDASEVRLAVVGMGKCGARELNYISDVDVIFVAEPQEGADEAKALRTATRLAQAMMRACTATTPEGSLWEVDAGLRPEGRSGPLVRTLASHLAYYRRWAKTWEFQALLKARPVAGDMALGAAYVEAVNDMVWSAATREDFVEDVQAMRRRVEAHVRSEGERQLKLGPGGLRDIEFAVQLLQLVHGRLDPLLRRRATLPALAALSRGGYVGRDDSRSLAEAYSFLRQVEHLLQLHRLRRTHIVPTGESDLRRLGRALGMQTDPVGEFTARWRRHAMEARRLHEKLFYRPLLQAVSRLQESEARLSATAAAARLEALGYVDPTGALRHIGALTSGVSRRAAIQRTLLPVMLGWFADTPDPDAALLGFRQVSDKLGSTPWYLRLLRDETAVAARMARVLGTSRYATGLLMNAPEAVAMLGSDDELAVRPRESLLGEASAAVSRYVGGDGGAETAVAAVRALRRRELFRIAVADISGLADIETVGGALSSLTDVTLQAALDAALGKVGNVTSFAIIAMGRLGGMELSYASDADVMFVHQPLPGVEEREATDAAFAVANELRRLLSLPAPDPPLIIDPDLRPEGRQGPLARTLASYRAYYSRWSSPWESQALLRARFSAGDPELGAAFTHMIDELRYPQGGLHDDAVREIRRLKARMEAERLPRGADPGLHTKLGPGGLSDVEWVAQLLQLRYAGTLPSLRTTRTLDALRAAVAEELLAPADEAVLAEAWRFASRIRDAIMLVKGRPGDSVPRDAGERKLIAQTLGYPPDGSEDFLDDYRRVTRRARVVVDRVFYGA; encoded by the coding sequence GTGCCCAGGATCGAATCCACCACCGCGCGTCTCGCCAAGCTCGGCTTCGCCGACGGCGCGAGAGCGGCCCAGCTCATCGGCCAGGCCGGCGCCGACCTGGACGACCTCCTGGAGTCGCTGGTGGACGTGGCCGATCCCGACCTGGCCCTGATCTCCCTGACCCGGCTGATCGAGCGCGAGCCCGCCGTGCTCGGCACCCTGCGCCAGGACGGCGACCTCAAGGCCAGGCTGCTCGCCGTGCTCGGCGTCAGCGCCGCACTGGGGGAGCACCTCGTGCGCCACCCCGGCCAGGTCGCCTGGCTGGCCGAGCCGCAGCTGGGCGAGGCGAGGGCGGAGCTGCTGCGCGCGGTCGGCGCCGACCCGGAAGCACCGGAGCCGGTCGCCGCCGGCGAGAAGGCGCTCGTGGCGCTGCGGGTGGCGTACCGGGGCAGGCTCATGCACCTGGCGGCGCGCGACCTGACCGGCCAGTCCACACTCCAGGAGGTCATGTCCGAGCTGTCCGACCTCGCGGGCGCCGCGCTGGAGGCCGCCCTGGCCATCGCGCGGGCGGAGGTGGACGCGAGCGAGGTACGCCTCGCGGTCGTGGGCATGGGCAAGTGCGGCGCCAGGGAGCTCAACTACATCAGCGACGTCGACGTGATCTTCGTGGCCGAGCCGCAGGAGGGCGCCGACGAGGCCAAGGCGTTGCGTACCGCGACGAGGCTGGCCCAGGCCATGATGCGGGCCTGCACCGCGACCACGCCCGAGGGCTCCCTGTGGGAGGTGGACGCGGGCCTGCGCCCCGAGGGCCGCTCCGGCCCGCTGGTGCGCACGCTCGCCAGCCACCTGGCGTACTACCGGCGCTGGGCCAAGACGTGGGAGTTCCAGGCGCTGCTCAAGGCCCGGCCGGTGGCGGGCGACATGGCGCTGGGCGCGGCCTACGTCGAGGCGGTCAACGACATGGTGTGGTCGGCGGCCACCCGTGAGGACTTCGTCGAGGACGTGCAGGCCATGCGCCGCCGGGTCGAGGCCCACGTGCGCTCCGAGGGGGAGCGGCAGCTCAAGCTGGGCCCCGGCGGCCTGCGTGACATCGAGTTCGCCGTACAGCTGCTGCAGCTCGTGCACGGGCGGCTCGACCCGCTGCTGCGCCGCCGCGCCACGCTGCCCGCGCTCGCCGCGCTCTCCCGCGGCGGGTACGTCGGCCGCGACGACTCGCGCAGCCTGGCCGAGGCGTACTCGTTCCTGCGCCAGGTCGAGCACCTGCTGCAGCTGCACCGGCTGCGGCGCACCCACATCGTGCCCACCGGCGAGAGCGACCTGCGCAGGCTGGGGCGGGCGCTCGGCATGCAGACCGACCCGGTGGGGGAGTTCACGGCCCGGTGGCGGCGGCACGCGATGGAGGCGCGCCGGCTGCACGAGAAACTCTTCTACCGCCCGCTGCTGCAGGCGGTGTCGCGGCTGCAGGAGTCCGAGGCGCGGCTGTCGGCCACCGCCGCGGCCGCCAGGCTGGAGGCGCTCGGCTACGTCGACCCCACCGGGGCGCTGCGCCACATCGGCGCCCTCACCTCCGGGGTGTCCAGGCGGGCCGCGATCCAGCGCACGCTGCTGCCGGTGATGCTGGGCTGGTTCGCCGACACGCCGGATCCGGACGCGGCGCTGCTGGGGTTCAGGCAGGTCAGCGACAAGCTGGGCAGCACGCCGTGGTACCTGCGGCTGCTGCGTGACGAGACGGCGGTGGCCGCCAGGATGGCGCGCGTGCTCGGCACCAGCCGCTACGCGACCGGCCTGCTCATGAACGCGCCCGAAGCGGTCGCCATGCTCGGCTCGGACGACGAGCTCGCCGTGCGGCCACGGGAGTCGCTGCTCGGCGAGGCCTCCGCCGCGGTGTCCAGGTACGTCGGCGGGGACGGTGGCGCGGAGACCGCCGTCGCCGCCGTTCGGGCGCTGCGGCGCAGGGAGTTGTTCCGCATCGCCGTGGCCGACATCTCCGGGCTCGCCGACATCGAGACGGTCGGCGGGGCGCTGTCGTCACTGACCGACGTCACCCTCCAGGCGGCCCTGGACGCCGCGCTCGGCAAGGTCGGCAACGTCACCTCGTTCGCGATCATCGCCATGGGCCGGCTGGGCGGCATGGAGCTCTCCTACGCCAGCGACGCCGACGTCATGTTCGTGCACCAGCCCCTGCCGGGGGTCGAGGAGCGCGAGGCCACGGACGCCGCGTTCGCGGTGGCCAACGAGCTGCGCCGGCTGCTGTCGCTGCCTGCGCCCGACCCGCCGCTGATCATCGACCCCGACCTACGGCCGGAGGGCCGGCAGGGTCCGCTGGCACGCACGCTCGCCTCCTACCGCGCCTACTACTCGCGCTGGTCCTCGCCGTGGGAGTCGCAGGCGCTGCTGCGGGCCCGGTTCTCGGCGGGCGACCCCGAACTGGGCGCGGCGTTCACGCACATGATCGACGAGCTGCGCTACCCGCAGGGCGGGCTGCACGACGACGCGGTCAGGGAGATCAGGCGGCTCAAGGCCCGCATGGAAGCCGAGCGGCTGCCGCGCGGCGCCGACCCCGGCCTGCACACCAAACTGGGCCCCGGCGGCCTGTCCGACGTGGAGTGGGTGGCCCAGCTGCTGCAACTGCGCTACGCGGGCACGCTGCCGTCGCTGCGCACCACGCGCACGCTGGACGCGCTGCGCGCCGCCGTGGCCGAAGAGCTGCTCGCCCCCGCCGACGAGGCCGTGCTGGCCGAGGCGTGGCGCTTCGCCTCCCGCATCAGAGACGCGATCATGCTGGTCAAGGGCCGTCCGGGCGACAGCGTGCCGCGCGACGCGGGCGAGCGCAAGCTGATCGCGCAGACGCTCGGCTACCCGCCCGACGGCTCGGAGGACTTCCTCGACGACTACCGCCGCGTGACCCGGCGGGCACGTGTCGTGGTGGACCGAGTTTTCTACGGGGCTTGA
- a CDS encoding GNAT family N-acetyltransferase gives METERLIMRRWREEDREPFAAMNADPEVMEHFPATLTRGQSDAMVDKIEQHFDKHGYSLWALEVRESGQFIGFTGLGWQTFDMPFLPAVEIGWRLARPAWGHGYAIEAARRAVEYAFTEAGLDSLISMTAVRNLRSRAVMERLGMTYETDFDHPWVAKGSALVPHVLYRLKRGEDAQVLRA, from the coding sequence GTGGAGACCGAACGGCTGATCATGCGCAGATGGCGCGAAGAGGACAGGGAGCCCTTCGCCGCCATGAACGCCGACCCCGAGGTGATGGAGCACTTCCCGGCGACGCTCACCCGCGGGCAGAGCGACGCCATGGTCGACAAGATCGAGCAGCACTTCGACAAGCACGGATACAGCCTGTGGGCCCTGGAGGTACGCGAGAGCGGGCAGTTCATCGGCTTCACCGGGCTGGGCTGGCAGACCTTCGACATGCCGTTCCTGCCCGCCGTGGAGATCGGGTGGCGGCTGGCCCGCCCGGCCTGGGGTCACGGGTACGCCATCGAGGCGGCCAGACGGGCCGTCGAGTACGCCTTCACCGAGGCGGGCCTCGACTCGCTGATCTCCATGACCGCGGTGCGCAACCTGCGCTCCCGGGCGGTGATGGAGCGCCTCGGCATGACGTACGAGACGGACTTCGACCATCCCTGGGTCGCCAAGGGCAGTGCGCTGGTCCCGCACGTCCTCTACCGGCTCAAGCGCGGCGAAGACGCTCAGGTGCTGAGGGCGTAG
- a CDS encoding B3/4 domain-containing protein — protein MRFQHSEDIWRDHPELVPGVIFVRGITGDVAVDDRLATFSELAAKRLATASEGEMPEIQAWRRAFSKMGLKPTQYRCASESLLRRFRKEGALPRLHPLIDLCNAVSIAYAIPVAVFDVSKIAEYVEVRYATGEETYLTFAGETEHPPAGEVIFADAEGKAHARRWTNRQSGHSAVRDATTDVLIVAEALHGTAREDVESLVATLTDELTALWQATPRSGILSPSAPEFTT, from the coding sequence GTGCGTTTCCAGCATTCCGAGGACATTTGGCGGGACCACCCCGAGCTCGTTCCGGGTGTGATCTTCGTGCGGGGCATCACTGGGGACGTCGCCGTGGACGACCGCTTGGCGACGTTCAGCGAGCTCGCCGCCAAGCGGCTCGCGACCGCCTCGGAAGGCGAAATGCCGGAGATCCAGGCGTGGCGGCGGGCGTTCTCGAAAATGGGGCTCAAGCCGACCCAATACCGGTGCGCGTCGGAGTCCCTGCTGCGCCGCTTCAGGAAGGAAGGCGCCCTGCCGCGCCTGCACCCACTGATCGACCTGTGCAACGCGGTGTCCATCGCGTACGCGATCCCGGTGGCGGTGTTCGACGTCTCCAAGATCGCCGAATACGTGGAGGTCAGATACGCAACGGGCGAGGAGACCTACCTGACCTTCGCCGGCGAGACGGAGCACCCGCCCGCCGGAGAGGTGATCTTCGCGGACGCCGAGGGGAAGGCGCACGCCCGCCGCTGGACCAACCGCCAGAGCGGCCACTCGGCCGTCCGCGACGCGACCACCGACGTCCTGATCGTCGCGGAGGCGCTGCACGGCACCGCCCGGGAGGACGTCGAGTCCCTCGTCGCCACGCTCACTGACGAGCTGACCGCCCTCTGGCAGGCGACGCCCAGGTCGGGGATCCTCAGTCCGTCGGCGCCCGAGTTCACGACGTGA
- a CDS encoding amidohydrolase family protein gives MPSQPRAPARPYGRGADVLGHVFVDRSDPSLAYELGDTAVVPTLAVLGALFGRGVGGKALAADPRVSPYLTEGSRRMLTMGPYLLGEGARHDPGAATRTVAELRDAGVTLLAGSDASNVGTAHGATLHQELSLLVAAGLSPREALAAATSAPADRFALKDRGRIAPGLRADLLLVDGDPTAHIGATLDIAGVWLAGRRLPGR, from the coding sequence ATGCCCTCACAGCCGAGAGCGCCCGCCAGGCCGTACGGGCGGGGCGCGGACGTGCTCGGCCACGTGTTCGTCGACCGCTCAGACCCTTCGCTCGCCTACGAGCTGGGTGATACGGCGGTGGTGCCGACCCTGGCCGTGCTGGGCGCGTTGTTCGGCCGGGGAGTGGGAGGAAAGGCCCTGGCCGCGGACCCACGGGTGTCGCCGTACCTGACCGAAGGCTCCCGCCGGATGCTCACCATGGGCCCGTACCTGCTGGGGGAGGGCGCCCGCCATGACCCGGGCGCGGCGACCCGCACCGTCGCGGAACTCCGGGACGCCGGCGTGACGCTGCTCGCCGGATCCGACGCCTCCAATGTCGGCACCGCCCACGGTGCAACCCTCCATCAAGAGCTCTCCCTGCTCGTGGCGGCCGGCCTCAGTCCGCGCGAGGCCCTCGCCGCCGCCACCTCTGCCCCCGCCGACCGTTTCGCCCTGAAGGACCGGGGCCGCATCGCCCCCGGCCTGCGCGCCGACCTCCTGCTGGTGGACGGCGACCCTACGGCGCACATCGGCGCCACGCTCGACATCGCCGGCGTGTGGCTGGCAGGCCGCCGGCTGCCGGGCAGATGA
- a CDS encoding NAD(P)/FAD-dependent oxidoreductase, with amino-acid sequence MSRETLRGGRVVIVGGGVIGTSIAFHLSERGYRDVTVIERGLAGEGATAYATGGIRQQFSSRVNIELVRRSLPFWLDFAGRTGLPLDFRQHGYLFLISDPAMLAAFEANARLQRSLGVEVEVLDPHQAAELFPGIRTDDLAGATYTAGDGSASPSDAVAGYLGGARRQGVELRQRTEFLGLLTDAGGAVRGARTSAGDIEAELVVMAAGPQARGVGRLCGVDIPVSPHPRQAFATTPLDGLHGDLPLVVDLATGAYVHPEPAGTAIVGGNDRDAPSSDVATVDWSRVDSLAAALSHRFPALDGLEIVRGWAGLREMTADDHAIVGPVHEFPGLWVAAGFSGHGFMQSPAVGAALAQWWLEGAPPLDLTPLRPSRFADHLTPELETAVF; translated from the coding sequence TTGTCTCGGGAAACTCTGCGCGGCGGCCGCGTGGTCATTGTCGGAGGCGGCGTGATCGGCACCTCGATCGCTTTTCATCTGAGCGAGCGCGGATATCGCGACGTGACGGTGATCGAGCGCGGGCTCGCCGGGGAGGGCGCCACCGCCTACGCCACCGGTGGCATCAGGCAGCAGTTCTCCTCGCGGGTGAACATCGAGCTCGTACGGCGGTCGCTGCCGTTCTGGCTGGACTTCGCCGGGCGCACCGGGTTGCCGCTGGACTTCCGGCAGCACGGCTACCTGTTCCTGATCTCCGACCCCGCCATGCTCGCCGCCTTCGAAGCCAACGCGCGGCTGCAGCGCTCGCTCGGCGTCGAGGTGGAGGTGCTCGATCCGCACCAGGCCGCGGAGCTGTTTCCCGGCATCCGGACCGACGACCTGGCCGGCGCGACCTACACGGCCGGCGACGGCTCCGCCTCGCCGAGCGACGCCGTGGCAGGCTACCTGGGCGGGGCCCGGCGGCAGGGGGTGGAGCTGCGGCAGCGTACCGAGTTCCTGGGGCTGCTCACCGATGCCGGCGGCGCGGTGCGCGGAGCTCGCACCAGCGCGGGAGACATCGAGGCCGAGCTGGTGGTGATGGCCGCCGGCCCGCAGGCGCGGGGGGTCGGCCGGCTGTGCGGGGTGGACATCCCCGTCTCTCCCCATCCCCGCCAGGCGTTCGCCACCACCCCCCTCGACGGCCTGCACGGAGACCTTCCCTTGGTGGTCGACCTCGCCACCGGCGCCTACGTGCATCCGGAGCCTGCCGGCACGGCCATCGTGGGCGGAAACGACCGGGACGCGCCCAGCAGCGACGTCGCCACCGTGGACTGGTCGCGCGTCGACTCGCTCGCTGCCGCGCTCTCGCACCGCTTCCCCGCACTCGACGGGCTGGAGATCGTGCGCGGCTGGGCCGGTCTGCGCGAGATGACCGCCGACGACCACGCGATCGTCGGCCCCGTCCACGAGTTTCCCGGTCTGTGGGTCGCGGCGGGCTTCTCCGGTCACGGCTTCATGCAGTCACCGGCCGTCGGCGCCGCCCTGGCGCAGTGGTGGCTGGAGGGCGCGCCCCCGCTGGATCTCACGCCGCTGCGCCCCTCGCGGTTCGCCGACCACCTGACGCCTGAGCTGGAGACGGCCGTCTTCTAG
- a CDS encoding thiamine pyrophosphate-binding protein produces the protein MSPGVVLYDVLTRHTGHLRHILARDERHAGYMADGYARTHRRIGVCEASSGAGAVYLAGGLGEAYAGSVPVLAITSDIHRRSRGSGAITEIDQEALFSGVTKWRAAAERAADIPTLVAEAIAAATTGRPGPVALIVEHAAIPVATTIHGKGAAPEDHVRVPEHKDSPPPVAPWQAVLTGRSNTRPFY, from the coding sequence GTGTCCCCGGGCGTGGTGCTGTACGACGTGCTCACCCGCCACACCGGCCACCTGCGGCACATCCTCGCGAGGGACGAGCGGCACGCGGGCTACATGGCCGACGGTTACGCCAGAACCCACCGGCGGATCGGCGTCTGCGAGGCCTCCAGCGGCGCCGGCGCGGTGTACCTGGCGGGCGGGCTCGGCGAGGCGTACGCCGGGAGCGTGCCGGTGCTCGCGATCACCAGCGACATCCACCGGCGCAGCCGCGGCTCCGGGGCGATCACCGAGATCGACCAGGAGGCGCTGTTCAGCGGGGTCACCAAGTGGCGGGCCGCCGCGGAGCGCGCGGCCGACATCCCCACACTGGTGGCGGAGGCCATCGCGGCCGCGACCACCGGCCGGCCAGGACCCGTCGCCCTGATCGTCGAGCACGCGGCGATCCCGGTGGCCACCACGATCCACGGCAAGGGCGCCGCCCCCGAAGACCACGTACGGGTGCCCGAGCACAAGGATTCCCCGCCCCCGGTCGCGCCCTGGCAGGCCGTGCTCACCGGCAGGTCGAACACCCGGCCGTTCTACTGA
- a CDS encoding MFS transporter: MAAEALPATSPAAPALSHSTAMRAARASFTGTAIEWYDYFLYGSAAAVVFPTVFFAELGDTASVLASLASFGVAFFFRPLGGILFGHLGDRLSRKQALVTTLLLMGLGTFAIGCLPTAGQVGLLAPILLIVLRMIQGVGLGGEWGGAALLVVETAPARRRGLYASACQLGVPAGQLASSGMLALFALLPEEDFLGWGWRVPFLFSGVLVIVGLYIRARLPEPPEFQAIKEANEQPKLPIAEVLRHAKKPTLLLIFVQAAATIGYYLFTVYSLSYVKNTLHLPQSWALTGVLIGAAILLFAMPAWAALSDRVGRRPVYFAGTLFIALFVVPFFWLLDTRDPVLIALAIVLALVFGYGPTGALNSALYAEQYPTRYRYTGASVAYQFSSVVAGAPAALVASALVATTGTSLSVAWYVIGAAVVSLACIAALTETSRAPLTKE; the protein is encoded by the coding sequence ATGGCAGCAGAAGCGCTACCGGCGACCTCGCCCGCCGCCCCGGCGCTGTCCCACTCGACCGCGATGCGCGCCGCGCGCGCGAGCTTCACCGGCACCGCGATCGAGTGGTACGACTACTTCCTCTACGGCAGCGCGGCTGCCGTGGTCTTCCCCACCGTCTTCTTCGCCGAGCTGGGTGACACCGCGAGCGTCCTGGCCTCACTGGCCAGCTTCGGCGTCGCGTTCTTCTTCCGGCCCCTGGGCGGCATCCTGTTCGGCCATCTGGGCGACCGGCTCAGCCGCAAGCAGGCCCTGGTGACCACCCTGCTGCTGATGGGACTGGGAACCTTCGCGATCGGCTGCCTGCCGACGGCCGGGCAGGTCGGCCTGCTCGCCCCGATCCTGCTGATCGTGCTGCGCATGATCCAGGGCGTCGGCCTCGGCGGCGAGTGGGGCGGCGCGGCACTGCTCGTCGTCGAGACCGCCCCGGCACGACGCCGGGGGCTCTACGCCTCGGCCTGCCAGCTCGGCGTGCCCGCCGGTCAGCTGGCGTCCTCCGGGATGCTGGCCCTGTTCGCCCTGCTGCCGGAAGAGGACTTCCTGGGCTGGGGCTGGCGAGTGCCGTTCCTGTTCAGCGGGGTCCTCGTGATCGTGGGCCTCTACATCCGCGCGAGGCTCCCCGAGCCACCCGAGTTCCAGGCGATCAAGGAAGCCAACGAGCAGCCGAAGCTGCCGATCGCCGAGGTGCTCCGCCACGCGAAGAAGCCGACCCTCTTGCTGATCTTCGTCCAGGCCGCGGCCACCATCGGCTACTACCTGTTCACCGTGTACTCGCTGTCCTACGTCAAGAACACCCTGCACCTGCCTCAATCGTGGGCCCTGACCGGGGTGCTCATCGGGGCGGCGATCCTGCTGTTCGCCATGCCGGCATGGGCGGCTCTGTCGGACCGCGTGGGACGCCGCCCCGTGTACTTCGCGGGAACGTTGTTCATCGCGCTGTTCGTGGTGCCGTTCTTCTGGCTCCTCGACACCCGGGACCCGGTCTTGATCGCGCTGGCGATCGTGCTGGCGCTGGTCTTCGGGTACGGCCCGACCGGCGCACTCAACAGCGCCCTTTACGCTGAGCAGTACCCGACGCGCTACCGGTACACCGGCGCCTCGGTCGCCTACCAGTTCTCCAGTGTCGTGGCGGGCGCACCGGCCGCGCTCGTGGCGAGCGCCCTCGTGGCGACCACCGGGACCAGCCTGTCGGTGGCCTGGTACGTGATCGGCGCCGCGGTCGTCTCGCTGGCATGCATCGCGGCGCTGACGGAGACCAGCCGGGCACCTCTGACCAAGGAGTGA
- a CDS encoding aspartate/glutamate racemase family protein, which produces MADIGIVMLDNRIPRPPGDVGNAASFPFPVAMAVSIGAGTRQVVENHAAGLLPAITATVKELADGGAPAVTTCCGFLAVFQQELADSVEVPVATSSLLQVPLVLQTLRQDQALCVLTANAATLTDAHLRAVGIGADLRPRVHLAGLERTEHLYPVLTGEIENLDVARAEGEVVAVARAATGERPEIGAFVFECTNLPPYAAAVRAATGRPVWDALSLIGWLRAGVRGSC; this is translated from the coding sequence ATGGCCGACATCGGGATCGTCATGCTGGACAACCGCATCCCCCGCCCGCCCGGGGACGTGGGCAACGCGGCCAGCTTCCCGTTCCCTGTCGCCATGGCGGTGAGCATCGGGGCGGGCACGCGCCAGGTGGTCGAGAACCACGCCGCCGGGCTGCTGCCCGCCATCACCGCCACGGTCAAGGAACTGGCCGATGGCGGCGCGCCGGCCGTGACGACCTGCTGTGGCTTCCTCGCGGTGTTCCAGCAGGAGCTCGCCGACTCGGTGGAGGTTCCGGTGGCCACCTCCAGCCTGCTGCAGGTTCCGCTGGTGCTCCAGACGCTCCGCCAGGACCAGGCGCTCTGCGTGCTCACCGCCAACGCGGCCACGCTGACCGACGCCCACCTGCGGGCGGTAGGCATCGGCGCGGACCTGCGGCCACGAGTCCACCTCGCAGGCCTGGAACGCACCGAGCACCTCTACCCGGTGCTCACCGGGGAGATCGAGAACCTCGACGTCGCTCGTGCGGAGGGCGAGGTGGTGGCGGTGGCGCGAGCCGCGACGGGGGAGCGGCCGGAGATCGGCGCCTTCGTGTTCGAGTGCACCAACCTGCCGCCCTACGCCGCGGCGGTGCGGGCCGCCACCGGGCGGCCGGTCTGGGACGCGCTGAGCCTCATCGGCTGGCTGCGTGCGGGGGTCAGGGGCTCGTGCTGA
- a CDS encoding LysR family transcriptional regulator, whose product MVHLQTLQAVLETGSLSGAAKELGYTTSAVSQQIATLERALGVRLFERGPRNLWPTPAAVQMGRHAAAILSRLGEAEQDIRGYAGGRRGRLRVAAFATVGAQVLPKALARLVARFPEAELTLQYDGGPPEVAQAVCEGRADLGLIFEYDLVPESVPGELHTCPILEEELVVICGRRQRTRDEFHVDLAELSDAIWVANREDSPGYENLLRLCAQSGFKPEIRFTSNDFDVIRGIVRENLGVALVPALALGIDRAITMRRMRSDGPRRKVLAAYRTTDPNPLVPAAVDAIREAAEDFVNWTTQAFGVRVDPPLAATLKHT is encoded by the coding sequence ATGGTCCACCTGCAGACGCTGCAGGCCGTGCTGGAGACCGGCTCCCTGAGCGGGGCGGCGAAGGAACTCGGCTACACCACGTCGGCCGTGTCGCAGCAGATCGCGACCCTGGAACGGGCACTCGGCGTGCGGTTGTTCGAACGCGGGCCGCGCAACCTGTGGCCGACCCCCGCCGCCGTCCAGATGGGACGGCATGCCGCCGCGATCCTGTCCCGGCTCGGCGAGGCAGAGCAGGACATCCGCGGCTACGCGGGCGGCCGGCGGGGACGCCTGCGCGTCGCCGCGTTCGCGACGGTCGGCGCGCAGGTGCTGCCCAAGGCGCTGGCCCGGCTCGTCGCCCGCTTCCCCGAGGCGGAGCTGACCTTGCAGTACGACGGCGGACCGCCCGAGGTGGCGCAGGCGGTGTGCGAGGGCCGGGCGGATCTCGGCCTGATCTTCGAATACGATCTCGTCCCCGAATCCGTCCCCGGTGAGCTGCACACGTGCCCCATCCTCGAGGAGGAGCTCGTCGTGATCTGCGGCCGCCGGCAGCGGACCCGCGACGAGTTCCACGTCGACCTCGCGGAATTGTCGGACGCGATCTGGGTGGCCAATCGGGAAGATTCTCCCGGTTACGAGAATCTGCTGCGGCTGTGCGCGCAGTCCGGGTTCAAACCCGAGATCAGATTCACCAGCAACGATTTCGACGTCATCCGGGGAATCGTCCGGGAGAACCTCGGCGTGGCGCTCGTGCCGGCCCTCGCGCTCGGGATCGACCGTGCCATCACCATGCGGCGCATGCGCTCGGACGGCCCCCGCCGGAAGGTGCTGGCCGCCTATCGGACGACCGATCCCAACCCGTTGGTGCCCGCGGCCGTCGATGCGATCCGGGAAGCCGCGGAGGATTTCGTCAACTGGACCACCCAGGCATTCGGCGTCCGCGTGGACCCTCCGCTCGCCGCAACCCTCAAACACACCTAG
- a CDS encoding M48 family metallopeptidase — MSLESSSPSGLSVGLARIASYALACLVHLLGPAFLIVGVYLLSRMTLFAFFVGVVAVGLAWLVRPRASRFPADIQSLTREEAPNLYALLDRIGAGVGAPRTDVVALGGMVNAEFSTYGWRSRRLLVIGYPLWLILTPQERVAVLAHEMAHSSNGDARHGLFVGSALHSLRELREMTRFDWHEDDGLVHLFAEALVALAGLPVRVLIFALELLLYRSSQRAEYRADEWGAHVAGSRAMASTLDALTTRVPSAENFLELSLIVAGASDLWDKLQASVAAVPDEELERRRQAAREQKSRVDRTHPPTYLRMERVRQLPYVEGRVGAAEVEKIQPELEQAAYRVAGTIRDAARSALYH, encoded by the coding sequence ATGTCCCTTGAATCATCCTCGCCGTCCGGCTTATCTGTAGGCCTGGCACGCATCGCCTCCTATGCCTTGGCGTGCCTGGTTCACCTCCTCGGCCCGGCCTTCCTCATCGTCGGCGTGTACCTGCTGTCCCGTATGACGCTCTTCGCCTTCTTCGTCGGCGTCGTGGCCGTCGGCCTCGCCTGGCTGGTCCGCCCCCGCGCCTCCCGCTTCCCCGCCGACATCCAGTCCCTGACCCGCGAGGAAGCCCCGAACCTGTACGCTCTGCTCGACCGGATCGGCGCTGGGGTGGGAGCGCCGAGAACGGACGTCGTGGCCCTCGGCGGCATGGTGAACGCGGAGTTCAGCACCTACGGATGGCGGAGCCGGCGCTTGCTGGTGATCGGTTATCCACTCTGGCTGATCCTCACACCGCAGGAGCGCGTCGCGGTTCTCGCGCATGAGATGGCCCATTCCAGCAACGGCGACGCCAGGCACGGGCTCTTCGTGGGCAGCGCGCTGCACTCCCTCAGGGAACTGCGCGAGATGACCAGGTTTGACTGGCATGAGGATGACGGTCTGGTCCATCTCTTCGCCGAAGCCTTGGTGGCGCTGGCCGGTCTTCCCGTGCGGGTACTCATCTTTGCGTTGGAGCTGCTGTTGTACCGCTCGTCGCAGCGTGCCGAGTACCGGGCGGACGAATGGGGCGCGCACGTTGCGGGCTCGCGGGCCATGGCCTCGACCCTCGATGCGCTGACCACCCGCGTGCCGTCGGCCGAGAATTTCCTGGAACTGAGCCTGATCGTCGCAGGGGCATCGGACCTGTGGGACAAACTGCAGGCCAGTGTGGCCGCCGTCCCGGATGAGGAGCTCGAGCGTCGCCGCCAAGCCGCACGCGAGCAGAAGTCCCGCGTGGATCGCACGCATCCGCCGACGTACCTGCGGATGGAACGGGTGCGGCAGTTGCCGTACGTGGAGGGACGGGTAGGGGCGGCGGAAGTGGAGAAGATCCAGCCGGAGCTGGAGCAAGCCGCCTACCGCGTGGCCGGGACCATCAGAGATGCCGCCCGATCAGCCCTCTACCACTGA